A genomic stretch from Pelodiscus sinensis isolate JC-2024 chromosome 23, ASM4963464v1, whole genome shotgun sequence includes:
- the LOC102457268 gene encoding F-box only protein 44-like: MTNISDLPEDLLLELLSLVPARQLICNCRLVCVLWRDMIDIPTLWKRKCQREGFNHQKWNRTISDWKIFYFLCSLEKNLLKNPCAEESFQFWKLDSNEGDEWKVEDLPGNHGRHFPSQQVHKYFVTSYGSCLKSQLINLKEAGYWDQLMDEVRPDITVRDWYAARFDCGCRYKLCVRLLSAENIVLHEFRPQPVVMKQWSEIDVQWREISHTFQNYKAGVRYIFFQHGGGDTQGWAGWYGCRVTNSSITIEPGTSA; encoded by the exons ATGACGAACATCAGTGACCTGCCTGAAGATCTCCTGCTAGAACTCCTTTCCCTGGTCCCCGCCCGGCAGCTGATCTGTAACTGCCGGCTCGTCTGTGTCCTGTGGCGTGACATGATCGATATACCTACTCTGTGGAAACGCAAGTGCCAGCGGGAGGGCTTTAATCATCAGAAGTGGAACAGGACTATCTCGGACTGGAAGATCTTCTACTTCCTCTGCAGCCTGGAGAAAAACTTACTCAAAAATCCTTGTGCTGAAG AGAGCTTTCAGTTCTGGAAACTGGACTCCAATGAGGGAGACGAATGGAAGGTTGAGGACCTGCCTGGGAATCATGGGAGACACTTTCCCAGCCAGCAAGTGCACAAGTACTTTGTCACCTCGTATGG GTCGTGTCTGAAGTCTCAGCTCATTAACCTAAAGGAAGCGGGTTACTGGGATCAGCTGATGGATGAAGTACGGCCTGATATTACAGTCAGGGATTG GTATGCTGCCAGGTTTGACTGTGGGTGCCGTTACAAACTCTGCGTGCGGCTGCTCTCTGCAGAAAACATTGTCCTTCATGAGTTCCGTCCGCAACCAGTGGTCATGAAGCAATGGAGTGAGATTGATGTAcagtggagagag ATCTCTCACACTTTCCAGAACTACAAGGCTGGAGTTCGTTACATCTTCTTCCAACACGGCGGAGGAGACActcagggctgggcaggatgGTATGGGTGCAGAGTGACCAACAGCAGCATCACCATTGAGCCAGGGACGTCCGCGTAG
- the FBXO2 gene encoding F-box only protein 2 has protein sequence MESLPEAVLIQILASIPAVELVLVCRLVCGQWKNLVDGAAIWFLKCQQDGFTEAEPEEEAKDWQTFYFLSKRKRNLIKNPCGEETLEHWEEVENGGDGWKIEELPGDFGKEFPSDGVHTYFVTSYEWCRKSQVIDLRAEGYWEELMDTTQPKIVAKDWYAGRSDAGCLYQLHVKLLSEHEDVLAEYKSDTIAIPQNSDADWTEISHTFSDYGPGARFVRFEHGGQDTLFWKGWYGVRVTNSSVMVEP, from the exons ATGGAATCGCTCCCTGAAGCTGTCCTGATCCAGATCCTGGCCTCCATCCCCgcagtggagctggtgctggtgtgCCGCCTGGTCTGCGGCCAGTGGAAGAACCTTGTGGATGGAGCAGCAATCTGGTTCCTGAAGTGCCAGCAGGATGGGTTCACTGAGGCAGAGCCTGAGGAGGAGGCCAAGGACTGGCAAACGTTCTACTTCCTGAGTAAACGGAAGAGGAATTTAATCAAGAACCCATGCGGTGAAG AGACTTTAGAGCACTGGGAGGAAGTGGAGAACGGAGGCGATGGCTGGAAAATTGAGGAGCTGCCAGGAGACTTCGGAAAAGAATTTCCCAGCGATGGAGTCCACACATACTTCGTCACCTCCTACGA GTGGTGCCGCAAGTCTCAGGTCATTGACCTCAGGGCGGAAGGCTACTGGGAGGAGTTGATGGACACAACGCAGCCTAAAATTGTGGCAAAGGACTG GTATGCAGGGCGCAGCGACGCCGGCTGCCTCTACCAGCTGCACGTGAAGCTGCTGTCAGAGCACGAGGACGTCCTGGCAGAGTACAAGAGCGACACCATCGCCATTCCGCAGAACAGCGACGCTGACTGGACTGAG ATTTCCCACACCTTCTCCGACTACGGTCCCGGGGCTCGCTTTGTGCGCTTTGAACACGGCGGCCAGGACACGCTATTCTGGAAAGGATGGTACGGGGTCCGTGTGACCAACAGCAGCGTGATGGTGGAGCCCTAG